The Deltaproteobacteria bacterium genome includes a region encoding these proteins:
- the ychF gene encoding redox-regulated ATPase YchF: MGFSCGIVGLPNVGKSTLFNALSSAKAEAQNFPFCTIEPNTGIVPVPDERLDKLAQLYKPKKTTPTTIRFVDIAGLVRGASRGEGLGNQFLSHIREVDAIVNVVRCFTDDNVTHVDGRIDPAGDIETIQTELCLKDLESVNRRLDKARKQVKSGDAVEKLALEVCEQLIPLLDSGQPARRAELDEKSSEILQPLALLTMKPVMYIANIDENSLANAGANEHVQTLRKFAANENAEVVEICAALEAQIAELDLQDRDAFLKSVGLSEPGLNRVIRHGYQLLNLVTFLTVGPDECRAWTVKKGATAPEAAGVIHSDFQRGFIRAEVIDWQKLVARGSEAKCREAGELNIEGKDYLVRDGDVMHFRFNV; encoded by the coding sequence ATGGGCTTCTCATGTGGAATCGTCGGTTTGCCCAATGTGGGCAAAAGTACTTTATTCAATGCGTTATCATCAGCTAAGGCTGAGGCACAAAATTTCCCTTTTTGTACCATCGAGCCTAATACCGGCATTGTACCGGTGCCAGATGAACGATTAGATAAGCTTGCGCAACTTTATAAACCTAAAAAAACCACACCTACCACTATTCGTTTTGTTGATATTGCTGGTCTGGTACGAGGCGCTTCACGAGGCGAGGGTCTCGGCAATCAGTTTCTCAGTCATATTCGCGAAGTTGATGCGATAGTAAACGTCGTGCGCTGTTTTACTGATGACAATGTTACCCATGTCGATGGTCGTATTGATCCAGCGGGCGATATTGAAACCATTCAAACTGAGCTGTGTCTAAAAGACCTCGAAAGCGTTAATCGCCGCCTTGATAAAGCTCGCAAGCAAGTTAAATCAGGGGATGCAGTAGAAAAATTAGCCCTCGAAGTTTGTGAGCAATTAATTCCGCTACTTGATAGCGGTCAACCAGCACGCCGCGCTGAGCTTGATGAAAAAAGCTCAGAGATTTTACAGCCACTCGCTCTGCTGACCATGAAACCCGTAATGTACATTGCTAATATCGATGAGAATTCGCTGGCTAATGCAGGCGCAAATGAGCATGTGCAAACCTTACGCAAGTTTGCCGCTAACGAAAACGCTGAAGTTGTAGAAATTTGCGCTGCCCTTGAAGCTCAAATTGCCGAGCTTGACCTGCAAGACCGTGATGCATTTCTAAAAAGCGTTGGCCTTAGCGAACCAGGTCTTAATCGCGTGATTCGTCATGGCTATCAATTGCTAAATTTAGTAACCTTTCTAACTGTCGGCCCCGATGAGTGTCGTGCTTGGACAGTTAAAAAAGGCGCAACCGCACCAGAGGCTGCCGGAGTAATTCATTCTGATTTTCAGCGCGGCTTTATTAGGGCTGAAGTTATCGATTGGCAAAAATTAGTCGCCCGCGGCAGCGAAGCCAAATGTCGTGAAGCTGGTGAGCTGAATATCGAAGGCAAAGATTATTTAGTACGTGATGGTGATGTAATGCACTTTCGTTTCAATGTTTAA